ATTTCACCATGAGCTTGGTCAACTCCAACAGATACCGCTGCTAAATAATTTTTAATAGGCCACTTCTTAATAGTGCCTTTTTCCATTGCTTTTTCAACAGCAAGAACCAATGCAACAAATGCTCCTGTAATCGATGCTGTGCGGGTTCCTCCATCAGCTTGAATCACATCACAGTCAATCCAAATCGTTCTCTCACCTAGTAATTTCAAATCAAGAATCGAGCGTAGGGAACGTCCGATTAATCGTTGAATCTCCATCGTTCTTCCTGTCACTTTACCTTTGGAAGACTCACGAATTGTACGAGATTCGGTTGCTCTTGGTAGCATTGAATATTCTGCTGTAATCCAGCCTTTTCCTTGCCCTCTCATAAATGGCGGGACACGGTCTTCAATACTAGCCGTACAAATCACCTTCGTATCACCCATGGAGATCAAGACTGAACCTTCTGGGTGCTTTAAATAATTTGTATCTATCTTTACTTCTCTTAGATCATTTACATTTCTTCCATCTGTTCTCATACGACTTTCCCCCTCCTACTTATCATAACATCTAACCACTTCTAGAATCACACAAAAACATCATGAATATCCATGATACCCCAAAATAGCTCCAGACTTACTCAACGTCAAAAAAAGACAGCAAAAACCGCTGTCTTTTTTTGACGTTCATTAAAAGCTTCCTGTATTCACTTTTTCAGGTCTTGTTACAGGCTGTGCCATTTGACCTGACTCATGTAGAATATTTGCTTCGCCGTTCACTTGCACCGCTACTTGTTCGACTCCCTCTTGTTCTGTTAACGTTAGTGCTAACATATTTAATGCGATGTCTGAGATGGCTCTAGCATCAAGTTGACTTAGTAACGACTCGTTGAAGTTCAAAGTAACAACTCCATTTTCGTAAATTGGATCAGATAATAGTTGAACACCGTTTCTAAAATCAGTTAATAGGTTAGATTTAAAGGACGGACCTTGTAGCAACTCTTCTACCGCCACTTTTAACGCGTCTTCACTATTGCCTACTCTACGTGTGACAGGAACATAATAGGTGTTGTCTCCTTTTTGATCAAGGAAATACAAGGTTACACTTTTACTATTTACGAGATCTACAACACCATTTGACTCTAAGTTGATCCCATTTGCTCGGCTGACACCTTCCCCAATAGGTGTTCCGTTTTGTGGCATCATGTCTTGATCGTAACCATTGATTCGAATCGTTACTTTTTCAACCGTTTCAAATTGTGTTAACGTCCACGTGATTGCCTGCAAAATTTGCTGCTCGTGTTCTGGGTTATATTCTTTAAATTCATTTGAAAAATCTGCGATTGCTACTCCATCCACTAAGTGTACATCTACCTCCGTACCTGCAGGAATAACTGCTTTAAATCCATTTGGAAGCAATTCAGTTACAGGGCCCCCATCGACAAGGTATTGAAGAGATTGCTTTAGAACACTCTCTGTTTTCGGTACGGAAAGAGTTTGTGGAACAACTAACCCATTTTCATCAATAAGATACAATTCTCTCTCTACCATACTCGTGACAACTTCTTCTTCTGCAACATTTTCTTCACCAGGTTCGGCCTCTTCCCCTTTTGCAGGCTCTTCTGTTTCAGGGGCATCACCTTCTTCATCAAGATCTAATGAATCGCCTTCATCGACATAACTAACAGGTGGTGCATCCATTTCCGTCGTTGCCTCATTGGCTCCAAAAGAACAACCTGTCGCTACGAGTGTGGTCATCACAAGTACTGGTACGCTTTTACGTAAAAACTTACGCATCGTTTCCCCTCCTAAATAAAAGATGGTTTGTACTACATGTATACGAGCCCACAGAAAGTTTAGACCACTTGTATCTAAATAATTGAGAAATGACAAAAAAACCACCTGACTCCTAGTCTGATGGTTTCATATGTTACGTATTATTTACCTTCTTCACCTAATTGAATCGACTCAACAATGCCAACTTCCATTTCAAGCCATTTATCCGCTAGCGACTTAAAACGCTGATGATCTCCAGTCGTAAAGAACCGATGCATCGGTTGTCTTTCTTTAGTGAAGAGGAGATTATTGTGATAAAGCAAACCGCTTACTTCTCGAGCTGTCTCATCACCAGAAGAAATGAGTTGAATGTTCGGTCCAATCTGCTCCTGAATCGTTTGTCTCAATAACGGGTAGTGTGTACACCCTAAAATGAGTGTATCAAAGCCTTTATCTTTTAATGGGGCTAATACGTCCCCAACAATCATTTGCGCTTCTTCCCCAGCAAACATCCCTCTCTCTACAAGAGGAACAAAGGGTGGGCAAGCAAGGCTTTCTACAATCACTTCACTATTGATCGATTTTAGCGCTTGTTCATAGGCACCACTTTCAATCGTTCCCTCTGTTCCAATGACAGCTACGTGATCTTTTTTTGTCACTTTTAAAGCGCTAATCGCCCCTGGATGAATAACGCCTACAACAGGAATAGACAACTCCCGTTTGACTTCATCTAGGACTACAGCCGTTGCTGTGTTGCAAGCAATGATGAGCATTTTCATATTTTCTTCTACTAAACGATCAATCATTTCCCACGTGTATTTTCTAACTTCTTCTCTCGTTCGTGGTCCGTACGGGCATCTAGCCGAATCACCAATATAGACAATTTCTTCTTTTGGAAGTTGTCTCATTAACTCTTTTGCGACTGTTAAACCACCTAAACCCGAATCAATGACTCCTATAGGTCTATCCACGACATTTCCCTCGTTTTCTCCATTAAACTACTGCATGCTACACCTTAACTTTCATTTCTTCATGAAGAACATCCAAGCTTTTTTCGAGAAAATCTACCTCATCTTGTGAGAAGTTTTCTAAAATGTTTTCAAGGTATACTTGGCGTTTGTTAATCACTTCATGAATGATCGTTGTACCTTTTTCCAACAAATGAATACGTACAACACGACGATCATTTTTGTCTTTTATCCGTTCAACGAGATCATTTTTCTCCATACGGTCAACTAGATCTGTTGTTGTGCTACATGCCAGATACATTTTAGTTGATAACTCACCTATTGTCATATCACCATATTCGTTTAACCATTGTAAGGCGACAAATTGCGGGGGAGTAATCGGAAATTGAGTTAAAATCTCTCTACCCTTTTGTTTCACCATTTCTGAAACTCGACGCAACGAGCGCTCAATTTGTTCGATTTGTTGATGGTTCATCCTTTGTACCTCCATCTATTAAACGAAATGTTTCATCTGGCGTCCAGATGAAAATCTTCCTATTTCTTTCTCGCATTCCGCAAACATTCT
Above is a genomic segment from Bacillus sp. FJAT-45037 containing:
- the rph gene encoding ribonuclease PH, whose product is MRTDGRNVNDLREVKIDTNYLKHPEGSVLISMGDTKVICTASIEDRVPPFMRGQGKGWITAEYSMLPRATESRTIRESSKGKVTGRTMEIQRLIGRSLRSILDLKLLGERTIWIDCDVIQADGGTRTASITGAFVALVLAVEKAMEKGTIKKWPIKNYLAAVSVGVDQAHGEILDLNYVEDSSADVDMNVIMTGTHQFVELQGTGEEATFSRQELNALLDLAELGIDLLIAKQKEAIGLATEKMDTYK
- a CDS encoding GerMN domain-containing protein, translating into MRKFLRKSVPVLVMTTLVATGCSFGANEATTEMDAPPVSYVDEGDSLDLDEEGDAPETEEPAKGEEAEPGEENVAEEEVVTSMVERELYLIDENGLVVPQTLSVPKTESVLKQSLQYLVDGGPVTELLPNGFKAVIPAGTEVDVHLVDGVAIADFSNEFKEYNPEHEQQILQAITWTLTQFETVEKVTIRINGYDQDMMPQNGTPIGEGVSRANGINLESNGVVDLVNSKSVTLYFLDQKGDNTYYVPVTRRVGNSEDALKVAVEELLQGPSFKSNLLTDFRNGVQLLSDPIYENGVVTLNFNESLLSQLDARAISDIALNMLALTLTEQEGVEQVAVQVNGEANILHESGQMAQPVTRPEKVNTGSF
- the racE gene encoding glutamate racemase is translated as MDRPIGVIDSGLGGLTVAKELMRQLPKEEIVYIGDSARCPYGPRTREEVRKYTWEMIDRLVEENMKMLIIACNTATAVVLDEVKRELSIPVVGVIHPGAISALKVTKKDHVAVIGTEGTIESGAYEQALKSINSEVIVESLACPPFVPLVERGMFAGEEAQMIVGDVLAPLKDKGFDTLILGCTHYPLLRQTIQEQIGPNIQLISSGDETAREVSGLLYHNNLLFTKERQPMHRFFTTGDHQRFKSLADKWLEMEVGIVESIQLGEEGK
- a CDS encoding MarR family winged helix-turn-helix transcriptional regulator, whose protein sequence is MNHQQIEQIERSLRRVSEMVKQKGREILTQFPITPPQFVALQWLNEYGDMTIGELSTKMYLACSTTTDLVDRMEKNDLVERIKDKNDRRVVRIHLLEKGTTIIHEVINKRQVYLENILENFSQDEVDFLEKSLDVLHEEMKVKV